The Fervidobacterium sp. DNA segment GAAATTAGAGTCATAGTACAACCAGATAAAACCGACGATGCAACCATAGAAAGACTCGCACATGATATCGCAGTCAGAATTGAAAATGAATTGCAATATCCTGGTGTTCTAAAAGTTGTTGTTATTAGGGAAAAACGATCAGTATCTTACGCAAAATAAAGCATAACTTGGAGGCTATCATGAGTGTTCTTGTAAGTAGCTTGGCTTTTGCTGTAGCAACACTGCTCTCAAGGCTTCTAGGGCTTGTCAGAGATATGCTTATGGCATCGAAATTCGGCACTTCCTGGCAAGCTGATGCGTATTTTGTTGCTATACTTTTCCCGTTTTTTTTGAGAAGGGTTTTTGGTGAAGGAGCTATGACCTCTGCTTTCATACCTTTGTATTCCGAATCAAAAGATAAAGATGAATTTCTTTCTTCTGTACTAACAAGTTTTACAATAGTTTTGTTGATTATCGTACTGATTGTTTTCGTTTTTCCTGACATTGTAATTTTTTTATTCAGTTCAGGAGCAGCACCAAAGACCAAAGAACTGATACGCACACTTGTACGCATAACAGCTCCATCTATTCTATTCATCTTTTGGTGGGCGATAACATATTCAATCGAAAACACAAGAGGTAAGTTTTTTTACCCAGCGCTAACACCGATAATTCCAAACATTGTATTGATAATATTCTTAATAATGCCAGGTGTTAGCATCTACAGCCCTACATGGGGATTCTTAATTGGTGAACTTGCAGCGTTTCTTGCTCTTGCATATCCATTGAAAAGGCATAAATTGAGCTTAACATTCAAACACACGAAAGAATTTCTAAAATATTTTTGGCCAAGTTTCTTAGCCATGTCTGTTTCGCAGATAAACAGTATAGTTGATACAAATGTTGTTTCTTACTACAGTCAAGGACAAGGTGGAGGAGTCTCATATCTTCAATACGCTTCGAGATTTTACATGCTGCCCTATGGGTTGTTTGGAGTTGCCGTAGCAACAGTTATACTTTCCACAATTGCTAACGACAGAGAAAATTACGTAGTTCACTTAAGAAAAGGTATAACGTCAACTATATTTTTTACTGTTCCAGCAGCAGTTGGACTTGTAGTTTTGGCAAAGCCTATTATCAGATTATTTTACGAATACGGTCAGTTTACTTCAAAAGACACGCAGATGACTGCTTACGTTTTAATTGCCTACGTTGTTGGTTTACCTTTTTACGGAATCTACTCAACTATGGCAAGAGCAAGACATGCGGTTAAAGATATGAAAACCCCATTAAAAGCAACAGTTATAGTGGCTTTGGTCAATGTAATACTTGATTTAATCGTTGGTCTTAAATTTGGCCCTGTTGGTGTATCCTTTGCAACAAGTGTTGCAGGTATAGTTGGATTTGGTTACCTCTATTTCAAAGAGAAAAATAAAAAACTATTCGAATTTGAAGATTTGTACATAATCATCTCTTCAATACTCATGGGAATAGCAACCTATTATTTCTCGACCATTTCAAACAGAAGGATATGGGCAATAGTTTCTACGTTATTTGGAGGAACAATTTACATTTTGATTTCAGCATTTTTTTTCAGAGAAAGGTTGAAGGAATTTCTCAAAAGAAGATAACGACTTAAAGAAGGAGAGCGATGAGATGATAGGTGAAGAGATAGAAGTACTTTACGAAGTCGATAGTACAAATGAATTTTTGAAAAAAAACTACAAATCTTTTCATGATGGAGCGGTAGTTGTTGCTATAAAACAAACAGCGGGAAAAGGACGTATGGGTCGAAGTTGGTACTCTCCCGAGGGTGGTTTATGGTATTCAGTGTTGTTTAAACCCAAGATACACTTAAATTTACATGTTTACACCAAAATATTCTCTATAGCTATAGTAGAAGTACTTAGGAAAATAAGGGTAAAAGCCTATATAAAGTGGCCTAACGATATTTACTACAATGGAAAGAAATTATGTGGCATACTCTCAGAGTCTGTTTTGTCCAACAATAGGGTTATTGCCATTGTCGTAGGAATTGGAATGAACGTAAACAACGACATTCCAGAAGAATTAAAAGACATCGCGATAGCCTTAAAAGATATATTAAAAAAGAAAGTTAAAATTACTTACCTTTTGGATGAAATCAACAAACATGCTTGGAATTTATTAATAAGCTACAGAAACGAGACAGAAAATATAACAAAGCTTTGGAAAAAATACCTTACACCAAGCGAAGGGGACAAAATAAAAATAAAAAATGATAGTGAAATAATTGAAGGAGTAGTTATAAAAATCTCTGACGATACATTGTATGTAGATATAGGTGGTGGAGTAATTGGTGTACAAAGTGTTCAAAAGATTGTTGGTTAATATACTCATTGCGAATATTTTATTTTTTCACATTGTTTTGTTTTCCCAGGATATATACGAATTAATTAATTTTAAAGCACCTCAAGGAAGTTTTGTTGGTATCTATTTTCAAGACGTGGAAAATGGTACAGTATTATTCAAACAGAATGAACATAATCTATTTGTTCCCGCTTCGTTGACAAAAATTTTTACAACACTGGTAGCTTATGAAATTCTTGGACCTGATTTTAGATACACAACAACCGTCTACATTCCAAACGGGAACAATGGAAACGTATCTTCTATATTAAAGGGTGACATTGTTATAAAAGGCAATGGTGATCCATCGATGAGTATAGACATATTAAAAAATAACCTCAGAAAGTTTGTAACCGAGGGAGTGAAAGAAATACAAGGCGATGTGATAGTAGACAATTCATTTTTTTCTGACGAAAGATGGGGAATAGGTTGGGAGTGGGACTACAAAAATCCAAGTATAGATTCGTTAGTACTAAAAGAATATTCTAACTTATTTGATCCAAGAGATAAAAACGCAGTAGCACTTAATTACGCAGCAAACGTAATAAAAATATTGCAAAGTTATGGGATAAAAGTTTCCGGCAGTGGAAAAGTTGGTAAACTTCCAGCAAATTATCGTGAATTCATAGTTGTTAAGTCTGCCCCGCTGAAAAATCTTTTAGAAGTAGCTAATAAATTAAGTAGTAATTCTTATGCTGAGCAAATTTTTAGAACCTTGGGATTACGTGTCTATAATCTTGGTAGTATAACTAACTCATCGAAGGTTGTAAATGATTTCTACAAAAAACTTTTTGGGGAATACTATCACTTTAAACTGACTGATGGTTGCGGACTTTCTACGTACAATGTAGTAACACCATACATGGTAACCTCAACAATAACATATGCTTACCGAAATCATGGCGGATTAGATGGATATATCTCCACATTCTCAATATCTGGAAAAGATGGAACTTTACAAAATAGATTGAGAGATATCACTGTCTATGGTAAAACAGGAACACTTCAACGAGTATCAAACATCGCTGGTGTTATGATAACAAAAACCGGCAGGAAAGTAGCATTTTGTATTATGGTAAATAATTTCATAGTACCAACTTATACTGTTATGGCCTATCAAGATGAGATACTGAGATTTGTATGGAACAATTATTAAACCATTACCGATGGGTATTTATCAAATAGACTATTCTTTGATTTTTTCAAGATCCTTCGGATAAGGTTCTAAAAAGGTTTGCATCAGTATGTACTCCACATTATATCTTAAAGCCCAAGATTTT contains these protein-coding regions:
- the murJ gene encoding murein biosynthesis integral membrane protein MurJ; the protein is MSVLVSSLAFAVATLLSRLLGLVRDMLMASKFGTSWQADAYFVAILFPFFLRRVFGEGAMTSAFIPLYSESKDKDEFLSSVLTSFTIVLLIIVLIVFVFPDIVIFLFSSGAAPKTKELIRTLVRITAPSILFIFWWAITYSIENTRGKFFYPALTPIIPNIVLIIFLIMPGVSIYSPTWGFLIGELAAFLALAYPLKRHKLSLTFKHTKEFLKYFWPSFLAMSVSQINSIVDTNVVSYYSQGQGGGVSYLQYASRFYMLPYGLFGVAVATVILSTIANDRENYVVHLRKGITSTIFFTVPAAVGLVVLAKPIIRLFYEYGQFTSKDTQMTAYVLIAYVVGLPFYGIYSTMARARHAVKDMKTPLKATVIVALVNVILDLIVGLKFGPVGVSFATSVAGIVGFGYLYFKEKNKKLFEFEDLYIIISSILMGIATYYFSTISNRRIWAIVSTLFGGTIYILISAFFFRERLKEFLKRR
- a CDS encoding biotin--[acetyl-CoA-carboxylase] ligase; amino-acid sequence: MIGEEIEVLYEVDSTNEFLKKNYKSFHDGAVVVAIKQTAGKGRMGRSWYSPEGGLWYSVLFKPKIHLNLHVYTKIFSIAIVEVLRKIRVKAYIKWPNDIYYNGKKLCGILSESVLSNNRVIAIVVGIGMNVNNDIPEELKDIAIALKDILKKKVKITYLLDEINKHAWNLLISYRNETENITKLWKKYLTPSEGDKIKIKNDSEIIEGVVIKISDDTLYVDIGGGVIGVQSVQKIVG
- a CDS encoding D-alanyl-D-alanine carboxypeptidase, whose product is MYKVFKRLLVNILIANILFFHIVLFSQDIYELINFKAPQGSFVGIYFQDVENGTVLFKQNEHNLFVPASLTKIFTTLVAYEILGPDFRYTTTVYIPNGNNGNVSSILKGDIVIKGNGDPSMSIDILKNNLRKFVTEGVKEIQGDVIVDNSFFSDERWGIGWEWDYKNPSIDSLVLKEYSNLFDPRDKNAVALNYAANVIKILQSYGIKVSGSGKVGKLPANYREFIVVKSAPLKNLLEVANKLSSNSYAEQIFRTLGLRVYNLGSITNSSKVVNDFYKKLFGEYYHFKLTDGCGLSTYNVVTPYMVTSTITYAYRNHGGLDGYISTFSISGKDGTLQNRLRDITVYGKTGTLQRVSNIAGVMITKTGRKVAFCIMVNNFIVPTYTVMAYQDEILRFVWNNY